In a genomic window of Sulfurimonas denitrificans DSM 1251:
- a CDS encoding class I SAM-dependent methyltransferase has translation MFLDPIDFASMYKKHKSSTIFKGKKSEDWDKKSKEMAPRMQKSSYVEDFISRMDISEDDTVLDIGCGPGTLAIPLAKMVKEVVAIDFSAQMLQELQAYAKREGITNIKTHLIGWDDDWSHLPQVDIAVASRSMEVIDIEKALQKMSSQAKKASYLTYKTGGSFVDMEILDFIGKKIITKPDFWYIPLLLYKDGYFPYIDYIPTKDGSVKYSSAEEFVTSLIWSIGSLDEIQQQKAREYYKLHVKENNAPKPSMWAFIAWSSHKQEMIGCKLSSYN, from the coding sequence ATGTTTCTAGACCCTATAGATTTTGCTTCGATGTATAAAAAACATAAAAGCAGTACTATTTTTAAAGGTAAAAAGAGTGAAGATTGGGACAAAAAATCAAAAGAGATGGCTCCTAGAATGCAGAAGTCATCTTATGTTGAGGATTTTATATCAAGAATGGATATATCTGAAGATGATACTGTTTTAGACATTGGCTGTGGTCCAGGGACTTTAGCCATTCCTCTTGCCAAAATGGTAAAAGAGGTTGTAGCTATTGATTTTTCAGCTCAGATGCTACAGGAGCTTCAGGCTTACGCAAAAAGAGAGGGGATTACAAATATCAAGACCCATCTTATAGGCTGGGATGATGACTGGAGTCATTTGCCACAAGTTGATATCGCTGTTGCATCAAGAAGTATGGAAGTAATAGATATTGAAAAAGCATTGCAAAAAATGAGTTCTCAAGCGAAAAAAGCCTCTTACTTGACATATAAAACTGGCGGAAGTTTTGTAGATATGGAAATTTTAGATTTTATAGGTAAAAAAATTATCACTAAACCAGATTTTTGGTATATACCTCTGCTGCTCTACAAAGATGGTTATTTTCCTTATATCGACTATATTCCAACAAAAGATGGAAGTGTTAAATACTCAAGCGCTGAGGAGTTTGTAACATCTCTTATCTGGAGCATTGGCTCTTTGGATGAGATTCAACAGCAAAAGGCAAGAGAGTACTATAAGTTACATGTAAAAGAGAACAACGCACCAAAACCTTCTATGTGGGCATTTATAGCATGGAGCAGCCATAAACAAGAGATGATTGGGTGCAAACTCAGTTCATATAACTAA
- a CDS encoding nitrous oxide reductase accessory protein NosL encodes MSKFIMSFLVLGTMLFGATSEEKPQNKEMEMFQSVPMQKATILQNGETKMYCPTCGMTLPMFYKTNHAATHGDHTEQYCSLHCLVETNAENNNSLKDIKVVDTKSLKFIDAKSAHYVVGSSKKGTMSMVSKYAFEKAEDAKAFISEFGGELMNFEQTYKVASMALEGEMKMIAQKQADMAKNGEMLYNKMCKKTDKKFSSTAEAKAFIMSENLCEEMKGVQLQAVGIYLHQR; translated from the coding sequence ATGAGTAAGTTTATTATGAGTTTTTTAGTGCTTGGCACTATGTTGTTCGGAGCTACGAGTGAGGAAAAACCTCAAAATAAAGAGATGGAGATGTTTCAAAGTGTGCCGATGCAAAAGGCTACAATTCTTCAAAATGGCGAAACCAAGATGTATTGCCCTACATGTGGTATGACACTTCCTATGTTTTACAAAACAAATCATGCGGCAACACATGGTGATCATACAGAGCAGTATTGCTCACTTCACTGTTTAGTTGAGACAAACGCAGAAAATAACAACTCTCTAAAAGATATCAAAGTTGTAGATACTAAGAGTCTAAAATTTATAGATGCAAAAAGCGCTCACTATGTAGTTGGAAGTAGCAAAAAAGGTACTATGAGCATGGTGAGTAAATATGCGTTTGAAAAAGCAGAGGATGCAAAAGCGTTTATATCTGAGTTTGGCGGAGAGCTCATGAATTTTGAACAAACTTATAAAGTTGCATCTATGGCTCTTGAGGGTGAGATGAAAATGATAGCTCAAAAACAAGCTGACATGGCTAAAAATGGCGAGATGTTATATAATAAAATGTGCAAAAAAACAGATAAAAAATTTAGCTCAACAGCAGAGGCTAAAGCTTTTATAATGTCGGAGAACCTTTGTGAAGAGATGAAGGGTGTACAACTCCAAGCAGTCGGAATTTACTTACACCAAAGATAG
- the rho gene encoding transcription termination factor Rho: MSEIDSQQPRKSINNKSSAKTRTHKPVKGVSVEDLRIKSIEDLTAMAVELNIEQPNELKRQDLIFEILKAQTEQGGFILFSGILEIMQDGYGFIRSIDKSFDESINDAYVSNTQIKRFALRNGDVVTGQVRPPKEQERYYALIKIEAVNGLPPEESKKRPLFENLTPLYATEQIKLEYREKGLTGRMMDLFAPIGKGQRGLIVAPPRSGKTELLKEIAHGITHNHPEIDLMVLLVDERPEEVTDMERSVKGEVYSSTFDMPAKNHVKVAEMVIEKAKRRVELGKNVVILLDSITRLARAYNTVTPSSGKVLSGGVDANALHKPKRFFGAARNIENGGSLTIIATALVDTGSRMDEVIFEEFKGTGNSEVILDRKIADRRIFPAIDILKSGTRKDELLIGPEVLQKVFILRQMIHKQDNEIEALKFVYTTMGKKPTNEEFLESMNTNQ; encoded by the coding sequence ATGAGCGAAATCGATTCACAGCAGCCTCGCAAAAGCATTAACAACAAAAGCAGCGCAAAGACAAGAACACACAAACCAGTAAAAGGTGTAAGTGTTGAAGATCTTCGCATCAAGAGTATTGAAGATTTAACAGCTATGGCTGTTGAACTAAACATAGAACAACCAAATGAGCTAAAACGCCAAGACCTCATCTTTGAGATATTAAAAGCACAAACAGAACAAGGCGGATTTATCCTCTTTAGCGGTATTTTAGAGATTATGCAAGATGGTTATGGTTTTATCCGCTCTATTGACAAGAGTTTTGATGAGAGTATAAACGATGCCTATGTATCAAATACGCAAATCAAACGCTTTGCTCTGCGTAACGGAGATGTTGTCACAGGGCAAGTTAGACCTCCTAAAGAGCAAGAGAGGTACTACGCACTTATTAAGATAGAAGCCGTTAATGGCCTTCCTCCTGAAGAGAGTAAAAAAAGACCTCTCTTTGAAAACCTCACTCCACTTTATGCAACAGAACAAATCAAACTAGAATATAGAGAAAAAGGTCTAACTGGCCGTATGATGGACCTTTTTGCTCCTATTGGAAAGGGTCAGCGTGGACTTATCGTTGCACCTCCAAGAAGTGGTAAAACAGAGCTTTTAAAAGAGATTGCTCATGGTATCACGCATAATCATCCAGAGATAGATTTGATGGTTTTACTTGTTGATGAGAGACCTGAAGAGGTAACTGACATGGAGAGAAGTGTTAAGGGTGAAGTTTATAGCTCTACTTTTGATATGCCTGCAAAAAACCATGTAAAAGTGGCTGAAATGGTTATAGAAAAAGCAAAAAGACGCGTTGAGCTAGGTAAAAACGTTGTGATTTTACTTGACTCTATCACTCGTCTTGCACGTGCTTACAACACAGTTACTCCATCAAGCGGAAAAGTCTTAAGCGGTGGTGTTGATGCAAATGCTCTTCATAAACCAAAGAGATTTTTTGGAGCTGCTCGTAATATAGAAAATGGTGGAAGTTTAACTATCATCGCAACTGCACTTGTTGATACAGGAAGCAGAATGGATGAAGTTATCTTTGAAGAGTTCAAAGGTACTGGTAACTCTGAGGTAATTCTTGACCGTAAAATTGCCGATAGAAGAATCTTCCCAGCTATTGATATATTAAAATCTGGAACGAGAAAAGATGAACTTCTAATAGGTCCTGAAGTTCTACAAAAAGTATTTATTCTACGTCAAATGATTCACAAACAAGACAATGAGATAGAAGCACTCAAATTTGTTTACACAACAATGGGTAAAAAACCTACAAATGAAGAATTTTTAGAAAGTATGAATACTAACCAATAG
- the murI gene encoding glutamate racemase, which yields MRVGVFDSGIGGLTVVKSLLENKLFEEIIYFGDTARVPYGIKDKSTIIRYAIEAVEFFKNFELDLIIVACNTVSAHALSEMREASSCPVIGVVEAGILATANALKDKNSNILILGTKATINSKAYEIGLNAEGFKNLQAKATGLFVPIVEEEIYSGEILDATMKHYFKEIQKPDAIILGCTHFPLISDALQSYFSKESILIHSGDAIVEYLEKRFEFSKKYKETKLEFFASESPEALKNISKKWLNI from the coding sequence ATGCGAGTTGGCGTATTTGACAGCGGAATTGGCGGACTTACAGTTGTAAAATCTCTTCTTGAGAATAAGCTCTTTGAAGAGATTATCTACTTTGGTGATACAGCTCGTGTGCCTTATGGTATAAAAGATAAATCAACTATCATACGTTACGCTATAGAGGCTGTTGAGTTTTTTAAAAACTTTGAACTTGACCTCATTATAGTTGCATGTAATACTGTGAGTGCTCACGCACTAAGCGAGATGAGGGAAGCTTCATCTTGCCCTGTAATTGGCGTTGTTGAAGCTGGTATCTTAGCGACGGCTAATGCCCTAAAAGATAAAAACTCTAATATATTAATCCTTGGAACAAAAGCTACCATTAACTCAAAAGCTTATGAAATAGGCTTAAATGCCGAGGGCTTTAAAAATTTACAAGCAAAAGCTACTGGTCTTTTTGTACCAATAGTAGAAGAGGAGATTTATAGTGGTGAAATCTTGGATGCAACTATGAAGCACTATTTTAAAGAGATTCAAAAACCTGATGCAATTATCCTTGGTTGTACTCACTTTCCTCTAATCTCAGATGCTCTTCAAAGCTACTTCTCTAAAGAGAGCATACTAATACACTCAGGTGATGCAATAGTGGAATACTTGGAAAAAAGGTTTGAATTTAGCAAAAAATACAAAGAGACAAAACTAGAATTTTTTGCATCAGAAAGTCCAGAAGCTCTAAAAAACATATCAAAAAAGTGGCTAAATATTTAA
- a CDS encoding ATP-binding protein — translation MKNCLIHYPSELISKFSKGNVSGAITGNILVPLIIVFSFNNIIPAAQLYIWFALHVSVFLARIIFRKKISSHLYVYSSLISFSSVLYALFAWMSFTYGDDIYLLLAGMIVASVAAASMISLVSIFHIFVLFVTIQMVGLIVVFLLNGQNIFYLSVLLVVVFLFFILLNGYKQFSILKEEIKLKKQVHDLLDNAGQGFLSFDENLKCQSSYSQECKRIFGIEDIEGLDISNLLFSGNSLNGEIFIDGISRACASEDEDIKEMFLSLLPKEEIIGDKSIKIEYKNLKKNRYMVILSDITNTKGLTSKLENQYQIQKMIVAIASDKNDFIELKDDFEQFTNNISNVSNTNSLTIIRDILRELHTFKGIFAQKEMLHITAYILEVEKKIRNLCAGEDIISTLIKADLHSVFEEDLTIIRSILGDGFLTSPKSINVDIDSIDDIESSLIALKKTLSANEQKNLNNTLTKVQRLKHESLKHMLNPFVSHIKQLSSALEKEIYPLEIKGDEKIKIDSKFKPFIKSLVHLFNNCADHGIEDIETRAMLNKDEVGTIKCSFEIVSNMLIIQISDDGGGIDTKELSLTAINKALKTKEELELMSQEDKCKLIFTDKLSTKEDISMVSGVGIGMGVIKENLEKLDAKYTIENIPQSGVTFTFYIPLNINRDEDISNEKKIENICDNILTQIEVFLKNSLKLEIKSIKQITDVSIDKSYAQIDLYDTFDGNVIMLFSDEIIEFMSSALIPKNFDKTDIAWMSKELPSEVLNTIVGLSLQYFDKSLKDVKMTPPLYLDNTDLTKALKDAKNKFIQEIETSSGKIVYIVFEKEKP, via the coding sequence ATGAAAAATTGCCTGATTCATTACCCTTCAGAGCTAATAAGTAAATTTTCAAAAGGTAATGTATCTGGAGCGATAACTGGCAATATTCTTGTTCCTTTAATAATTGTATTCTCCTTTAACAACATTATTCCAGCTGCACAGCTCTATATTTGGTTTGCTTTACATGTATCTGTATTTCTAGCTAGGATAATTTTTAGAAAAAAAATATCCTCTCATCTATATGTTTACTCATCTCTTATCTCTTTTTCTTCTGTTTTATATGCACTCTTTGCATGGATGAGTTTCACCTATGGAGATGATATCTACCTGCTCTTAGCTGGCATGATTGTAGCATCTGTTGCTGCGGCTTCTATGATATCTCTTGTGAGCATATTTCATATTTTTGTGCTATTTGTAACCATTCAAATGGTAGGTCTTATTGTCGTATTTTTGTTAAATGGTCAAAATATATTTTATTTAAGTGTACTCTTAGTGGTTGTATTTCTATTTTTTATCTTATTAAATGGATATAAACAGTTTAGTATTTTAAAAGAAGAGATTAAACTAAAAAAGCAAGTTCATGATTTACTAGACAATGCGGGGCAAGGCTTTTTGTCATTTGATGAAAATCTAAAGTGTCAAAGCAGTTATTCACAAGAGTGTAAAAGAATATTTGGCATAGAAGATATCGAGGGGCTAGATATATCTAATTTACTTTTTTCTGGAAATTCTCTAAATGGAGAGATTTTTATTGATGGTATCTCAAGAGCGTGCGCTTCAGAGGATGAAGATATTAAAGAGATGTTTTTATCACTACTTCCAAAAGAGGAGATAATTGGGGATAAATCAATAAAAATAGAGTATAAAAATCTTAAAAAAAATAGATACATGGTAATCCTTAGTGATATCACAAATACAAAAGGTTTAACATCCAAGCTTGAAAATCAGTACCAAATACAAAAAATGATAGTAGCTATTGCATCTGATAAAAATGATTTTATTGAGCTAAAAGATGACTTTGAACAATTTACAAACAATATCTCAAATGTATCCAACACCAACTCACTTACTATAATAAGAGATATTTTACGAGAGTTACATACTTTTAAGGGCATTTTTGCACAAAAAGAGATGCTTCATATTACTGCTTATATTTTAGAAGTGGAGAAAAAAATACGCAATCTTTGCGCAGGTGAAGATATCATATCTACTCTAATCAAAGCAGATTTGCATAGTGTCTTTGAAGAAGATTTAACTATCATAAGATCTATCTTAGGAGATGGTTTCCTAACATCACCTAAGTCAATAAATGTGGATATAGACTCCATAGATGATATAGAATCAAGTTTAATAGCACTAAAAAAAACTCTAAGCGCAAATGAGCAGAAAAACTTAAATAATACTCTTACTAAAGTTCAAAGATTGAAACATGAGTCTCTTAAACATATGCTAAATCCTTTTGTCTCGCATATAAAACAGCTATCTTCTGCACTCGAAAAAGAGATATACCCTTTAGAAATCAAAGGCGATGAGAAGATAAAAATAGATTCAAAATTCAAGCCTTTTATAAAATCATTAGTGCATCTCTTTAATAACTGCGCTGATCATGGTATAGAAGATATTGAAACCAGAGCTATGCTTAATAAAGATGAAGTTGGAACCATCAAGTGTAGTTTTGAGATAGTGTCTAACATGTTAATCATACAGATCAGTGATGATGGAGGTGGTATTGACACCAAAGAGCTGTCATTAACCGCCATAAATAAAGCTTTAAAAACTAAAGAAGAGCTTGAACTTATGAGCCAAGAGGATAAGTGCAAACTTATTTTCACAGATAAGTTAAGTACAAAAGAAGATATATCAATGGTTTCAGGCGTTGGCATTGGAATGGGTGTCATTAAAGAAAATCTTGAAAAATTAGATGCTAAATACACTATTGAAAATATCCCTCAATCTGGTGTCACTTTCACTTTTTATATTCCTTTAAATATAAATAGAGATGAAGATATCTCAAATGAGAAAAAAATTGAAAATATTTGTGATAATATTTTAACGCAAATAGAAGTTTTTTTAAAAAATTCCTTAAAACTAGAGATTAAGAGTATTAAGCAAATTACAGATGTGTCAATAGATAAGAGCTACGCTCAGATAGATCTTTATGATACTTTTGATGGAAATGTCATCATGTTGTTTTCAGATGAGATTATAGAGTTTATGAGCTCTGCTTTAATACCTAAAAATTTTGATAAAACAGACATAGCGTGGATGAGTAAAGAGCTTCCAAGCGAAGTTTTAAACACGATAGTAGGTCTCTCTTTGCAATATTTTGATAAAAGCTTGAAAGATGTGAAGATGACTCCTCCTCTATATCTTGATAATACTGATTTAACAAAAGCACTCAAAGATGCTAAAAATAAATTTATTCAAGAGATTGAGACATCATCTGGCAAAATAGTATATATAGTATTTGAAAAGGAAAAACCATGA
- a CDS encoding response regulator: protein MIDILIVDDSSIIRKIFSDHIEKMGYKVVGVAKDGREAIKLYEELRPDLVTMDITMPIMNGIDSLKAIKSKFSDAKVIMITSHGEERLVMEAISSGAKGYVLKPITLENVQQAIYKVFPELATKQ, encoded by the coding sequence ATGATAGATATCTTGATAGTTGACGATTCATCAATAATAAGAAAGATATTCTCAGACCACATAGAAAAAATGGGGTATAAAGTAGTTGGTGTTGCAAAAGATGGTAGAGAAGCTATAAAGTTGTATGAAGAGCTAAGACCTGATTTAGTAACTATGGATATTACCATGCCTATTATGAATGGAATAGACTCTCTAAAGGCTATTAAAAGTAAATTCAGTGACGCAAAAGTGATAATGATAACTTCTCACGGAGAAGAGAGATTAGTTATGGAGGCTATCTCAAGCGGAGCAAAAGGTTATGTGCTAAAACCAATTACGCTAGAGAATGTTCAACAAGCTATATATAAAGTTTTTCCAGAGTTAGCCACAAAACAGTAG
- a CDS encoding DNA polymerase III subunit gamma/tau, which yields MRESSEVLARKYRPINFDELIGQESISQTLSLALDANRLSHAYLFSGLRGSGKTSTARIFSKALICEKGISHKPCGVCQNCILALENRHIDIVEMDGASSRKIDDIRDLIEQTKYKPATARFKIFIIDEVHMLTKEAFNALLKTLEEPPSYVKFILATTDPLKLPATILSRTQHFRFKSIATNKIADHLSHILNLEGIKYESEALDIIARSGSGSLRDTLTLLDQAIIYSKNYVDVRTVTDMLGLVDPKFLQELFNAVFAKDYAKLIQHVKSLEDYEAQMVLDELIAFLKERMYASDALYSTLVLDRFFRILSDAKYLFSINADGSFVLSLIFFKMVEALRIKEVDQMIESLQKEIYRPAISCSPTENLPLNTTVQNIVKSVPNLSQSVEFDELLLKIKDRNFELGECFAKSISFISYDGITLTWESCADEECKKVLTHGYGVIKQLVREIFGFETKIRHEACTKEESTLHVEPETPLTEAKIDEPSSMIEEAEFGGSASCVTNCQSSDSSREINGADIKDEPMVQKAIELFEAKKITIQSKV from the coding sequence ATGAGAGAGAGTTCAGAAGTGTTAGCTAGAAAATATAGACCGATTAATTTTGATGAACTTATCGGTCAAGAGAGTATCTCTCAAACTCTCTCACTAGCACTTGATGCGAACAGACTCTCTCACGCTTATCTCTTCTCAGGACTCCGTGGAAGTGGAAAAACCTCTACTGCACGTATCTTTTCAAAAGCTCTTATTTGTGAAAAAGGTATCTCACATAAGCCATGTGGAGTTTGTCAAAACTGCATTTTAGCTCTTGAGAATCGCCATATAGACATTGTAGAGATGGATGGTGCATCTTCAAGAAAGATTGATGATATCAGAGATTTGATAGAGCAGACAAAGTATAAACCAGCGACTGCAAGATTTAAAATTTTTATCATAGATGAAGTTCACATGTTAACAAAAGAGGCATTTAATGCTCTGCTAAAAACACTTGAAGAACCACCATCTTATGTGAAGTTTATTTTAGCAACTACAGATCCACTCAAACTCCCTGCCACCATACTTAGCCGTACACAACACTTTAGATTTAAATCTATCGCAACAAACAAGATAGCAGATCACCTCTCTCACATCCTTAATTTAGAGGGGATAAAATATGAGAGTGAAGCTCTTGATATAATCGCAAGAAGCGGAAGCGGAAGCCTTAGAGATACACTGACACTTTTAGATCAAGCCATCATCTACTCCAAAAACTATGTCGATGTTCGCACTGTTACAGATATGCTAGGACTCGTTGATCCAAAATTTTTGCAAGAGCTATTTAATGCGGTTTTTGCAAAAGATTATGCAAAACTTATACAACATGTAAAGAGCCTTGAAGATTATGAAGCGCAGATGGTACTAGATGAGTTAATTGCATTTTTAAAAGAGCGTATGTACGCCTCTGATGCTCTTTACTCAACACTTGTACTTGATAGATTTTTTAGAATACTAAGCGATGCGAAATATCTCTTTAGCATAAACGCCGATGGCTCTTTTGTACTCTCTTTAATATTTTTTAAAATGGTTGAGGCTCTTCGCATAAAAGAGGTTGACCAGATGATAGAGTCGCTTCAAAAAGAGATATATAGACCTGCTATTTCATGCTCTCCTACAGAGAATTTACCGCTAAATACGACTGTTCAAAATATAGTAAAAAGCGTCCCTAACCTCTCTCAAAGTGTAGAGTTTGATGAGTTGCTCTTAAAAATAAAAGATAGAAATTTTGAACTCGGAGAGTGTTTTGCTAAAAGCATCTCATTTATCTCTTACGATGGTATAACGCTCACATGGGAGAGTTGCGCTGATGAAGAGTGCAAAAAAGTACTAACTCATGGTTATGGAGTTATCAAACAGCTGGTGCGAGAGATATTTGGGTTTGAGACAAAAATCAGACATGAAGCTTGTACAAAAGAAGAAAGTACTTTACATGTAGAGCCAGAGACACCTCTCACAGAGGCTAAGATAGATGAACCCTCTTCTATGATTGAAGAAGCAGAGTTTGGTGGAAGTGCAAGCTGCGTAACAAACTGCCAAAGTTCAGACTCTTCACGTGAAATAAACGGTGCAGATATAAAAGATGAGCCAATGGTTCAAAAAGCTATAGAGCTATTTGAGGCTAAAAAAATAACAATCCAGTCTAAAGTCTAA
- a CDS encoding ATP-binding protein, which produces MLKIHQIFIIKFLLLLAGTLFITSLISYLALKSSIIEHNKNHLKHAIEILDIELSKIDNLDKYVSDIHKKTSLRATIIDDKGAVLAESNANRTDMDNHAQRFEIIQSSTKEYAYTIRYSNTVGADFLYVAKKIVYKNREVYIRLSMSLAQIMEDFYSLWIKLLFVFLSILVIALFVSRKMSKKVVYDIEQITNYLDEISNKNYKAIIKTKYFYEFLQISLLLKNLVKKLSKNEKKKSKYMAKLRLINRQKNDILSAISHEFKNPIASIMGYAQTIQDDNNMSKSVRDKFLDKISSNGEKISKMLDRLTLSVKLENEELEIHKSEFNLKILCDEVASSLELKYKDRQISLHVDSLTLFSDKTMLELVVVNLVDNALKYSSSDVLIEFKDGKLLVKDSGVGIKEDELQNVTKKFYRVDKNSWNNSMGLGLTMVDYVLKFLGSSLEIESKFGHGSTFGFSVEKMLKS; this is translated from the coding sequence GTGCTAAAAATACATCAAATTTTTATAATTAAGTTTTTACTTCTTCTTGCAGGTACACTTTTTATCACTTCTCTTATCAGTTACTTAGCTCTTAAGAGCAGTATAATTGAGCATAATAAAAATCATCTAAAACATGCCATAGAAATTTTAGATATAGAACTGAGTAAGATTGATAATCTTGATAAATATGTATCAGATATTCATAAAAAAACTTCTCTGCGTGCAACTATAATAGATGACAAAGGAGCTGTTTTAGCAGAGTCAAATGCCAATAGAACAGATATGGACAATCATGCCCAGAGATTTGAAATTATACAATCAAGTACAAAAGAGTATGCTTACACCATAAGATACTCAAATACAGTTGGAGCGGATTTTTTATATGTTGCAAAAAAAATTGTATATAAAAACAGAGAAGTTTACATAAGACTCTCCATGAGCTTAGCTCAAATAATGGAAGATTTTTACTCTTTATGGATAAAACTTCTTTTTGTGTTTTTGTCTATTTTAGTCATAGCACTTTTTGTGTCTCGAAAAATGAGCAAAAAGGTTGTGTACGATATAGAGCAGATTACAAACTATCTTGATGAAATTTCAAATAAGAACTACAAAGCAATCATAAAGACAAAATATTTTTATGAGTTTTTGCAAATATCACTGCTTCTTAAAAATCTCGTTAAAAAACTGAGTAAAAATGAGAAGAAAAAATCAAAATACATGGCAAAATTGAGACTTATTAATAGACAGAAAAATGATATTTTATCAGCCATTTCACATGAGTTTAAAAATCCAATAGCTTCAATAATGGGGTACGCTCAAACAATTCAAGATGACAATAACATGTCAAAGAGTGTACGTGATAAATTTTTGGACAAAATTAGCTCAAATGGTGAAAAAATTTCAAAAATGTTAGATCGACTTACTCTATCAGTAAAGCTTGAAAATGAAGAGCTTGAGATACATAAGAGCGAGTTTAACCTAAAAATTTTATGTGATGAGGTAGCATCAAGCTTAGAATTAAAATATAAAGATAGACAAATCTCATTGCATGTAGATAGTTTAACTCTCTTTAGTGATAAAACTATGTTGGAGTTAGTAGTTGTTAATCTTGTTGATAATGCTCTAAAATACTCAAGCTCTGATGTTTTAATAGAGTTTAAAGATGGCAAGCTTTTAGTAAAAGATAGTGGTGTCGGGATAAAAGAGGACGAACTTCAAAATGTTACAAAGAAGTTTTATAGGGTAGATAAAAATAGTTGGAATAATTCGATGGGATTGGGGCTTACAATGGTTGATTATGTTCTAAAATTTTTAGGTTCATCTCTTGAGATAGAGTCAAAGTTTGGGCATGGCTCAACATTTGGTTTTAGTGTTGAGAAAATGTTGAAGAGTTAG